A region from the Deinococcus sp. KNUC1210 genome encodes:
- a CDS encoding tyrosine-protein phosphatase yields MEKSGAFVTVFGALHDAPPGSILVPCHGGKDRTGLVVALTLELAGVGRAAIAADYVATDHHMQAVYAWMLARPVDPQKRLQLGIFLVSRKRDIVNALEYLDAVWGGTAAYLEAFGLTRGEQYRLIVRLTESSSHA; encoded by the coding sequence ATGGAGAAATCCGGCGCATTCGTGACTGTTTTTGGCGCTCTACACGATGCTCCTCCAGGATCCATCTTGGTTCCCTGCCATGGTGGGAAGGATCGCACAGGCCTCGTGGTTGCGTTGACCCTTGAACTTGCTGGCGTCGGACGGGCAGCGATTGCTGCAGACTACGTTGCAACGGATCATCACATGCAAGCGGTTTATGCCTGGATGCTCGCGCGACCAGTGGATCCTCAGAAACGGCTGCAGCTGGGGATATTTTTAGTGAGTCGGAAACGCGATATCGTCAATGCTTTGGAATACTTGGATGCCGTGTGGGGAGGGACAGCTGCGTATCTGGAAGCGTTCGGATTGACGCGAGGTGAACAGTACAGACTCATCGTGCGACTGACCGAGAGCAGTTCTCACGCCTGA
- a CDS encoding bifunctional 2-polyprenyl-6-hydroxyphenol methylase/3-demethylubiquinol 3-O-methyltransferase UbiG, which produces MLTSVRSKNTQEENRPMSEEPHSREWYARLAQQRDGYRHPWQRTMDAPDPELTFDALLMTYLHPDVQVLEAGCGHGPDAVRFGRDCARWVAYDFQPLLLSQARQHAPHAEFHLWDGRGDVPPGLRGPFNLIVSRRGPTSVIRHLPIVAAPGATFLYVGPRFEVPQVPERLHQVGWEIVSESRVCVQAYTPTWEDWQLRCQFMGEPAEREAWERQVTGRGMPYKEERYIVIASSPTQTDRM; this is translated from the coding sequence ATGCTGACGAGTGTTCGCTCGAAGAACACACAGGAGGAAAACAGACCAATGTCAGAAGAACCACATTCTCGTGAATGGTACGCCCGCCTCGCACAGCAGCGAGATGGCTACCGCCATCCTTGGCAGCGAACGATGGACGCACCAGATCCGGAACTGACCTTTGATGCCCTGTTGATGACGTACTTACACCCCGATGTACAGGTGCTTGAAGCGGGCTGCGGGCACGGCCCGGATGCGGTTCGCTTTGGGCGGGACTGTGCCCGCTGGGTGGCGTACGACTTTCAGCCCCTGCTTCTCAGCCAAGCACGACAACACGCACCCCATGCTGAGTTTCATCTCTGGGATGGCAGAGGAGACGTGCCGCCCGGCTTACGCGGTCCGTTCAATTTGATCGTCTCGCGCCGTGGGCCCACGAGTGTCATCCGCCATCTCCCCATCGTGGCCGCACCTGGGGCTACCTTCCTGTATGTCGGTCCACGCTTCGAGGTGCCCCAAGTACCAGAACGTCTCCACCAGGTGGGGTGGGAGATTGTGAGCGAGTCCCGTGTCTGCGTCCAGGCTTATACCCCGACCTGGGAGGACTGGCAGTTGCGCTGCCAGTTCATGGGTGAGCCTGCCGAGCGTGAGGCGTGGGAGCGTCAGGTGACAGGACGCGGCATGCCCTACAAGGAGGAACGGTATATCGTGATTGCTTCCTCTCCAACGCAGACGGATCGTATGTGA